The sequence GGAGTTTTTTTGAGATTAGGCTAGGAATCAGTCAACTGACGGGTGTAATTTCAATGGATGCAATTAGTTGGATGACTCGCTGTTTAATTTCATCTCGGACTCTGGGGAAAATTTCGGGTTGTTCGGCTGGATCGTCTAATTGCCAGTCGGCAAAGACTTCGCACGTTACCCACTCTGGAGGCAAGTTTACACCACAACCGCACAGAGAAATCACTATATCGAAATCTTCTGGACTAAAATCGCTTAATGGTTTGGAGGTTTGATTGGTAATATCAATACCAATCTCTTTCATGGTGGCGATCGCTTCAAGGCGCACTTGACTTGCTTCCAATCCCGAACTAGTTACCTCGATCTTGCCAGATCCCAAGGCTTTGGCGAATCCTTCTGCCATTTGCGATCGCGCTGAGTTCTTTTTGCACACAAACATAACCTTTTTCACGGGTATACCTCTTAGTTAGATGAATTGGTTTCTAAGGCTAAATTTGCAGTTTTAATAGTCTCTTGAGCGGCTTTTTCCTTTCTCTCGCTGTATCTATCTGTCAGATAATCCACTTCATCCCGCAGCAGCAAGGTGAATTTATACAGTTCTTCCATCACGTCTACTACTCTGTCGCGGTAAGCAGAATCTTTCATCGTTCCGTCTTCGTGAAACTCTTGATAAGCTTTAGCCACAGAAGACTGATTGGGAATGGTGAACATCCGCATCCAACGTCCTAAAATTCGCATATTATTGACGGCATTAAACGATTGAGAACCGCCACTTACTTGCATGACAGCTAGGGTTCTGCCTTGAGTCGGTCTAACTGCCCCAATAGCTAGGGGAATCCAGTCGATTTGGTTTTTGAGGATGCCTGTCATATTGCCGTGCATTTCTGGAGACGACCAAACTTGACCTTCAGACCACAAACTCAATTCCCTCAATTCTTGCACTTTGGGATGAGTATCGGGAACGCTGCCGTAAATTGGTAGTTCGCGAGGGTCAAAAAAGCGGACTTCTGCACCGAATTCTTCGATAATTCTAGCAGCTTCTTCGGCTAACAAATGGCTGTAAGATCTTTCGCGCAAAGAACCGTACAAGAA comes from Merismopedia glauca CCAP 1448/3 and encodes:
- the arsC gene encoding arsenate reductase, glutathione/glutaredoxin type; amino-acid sequence: MFVCKKNSARSQMAEGFAKALGSGKIEVTSSGLEASQVRLEAIATMKEIGIDITNQTSKPLSDFSPEDFDIVISLCGCGVNLPPEWVTCEVFADWQLDDPAEQPEIFPRVRDEIKQRVIQLIASIEITPVS